The following proteins are encoded in a genomic region of Ovis canadensis isolate MfBH-ARS-UI-01 breed Bighorn chromosome 12, ARS-UI_OviCan_v2, whole genome shotgun sequence:
- the LOC138415803 gene encoding olfactory receptor 10AG1-like — protein MEFVLLDFADVPHLQGFLFGLFLLIYIIILMGNGIIFLITKLDPGLQTSMNFFLGNFSLLEIYYVSVTLPRMLTSLWTQRMISLVACATQMCFILILGATKRFLLAVMAYDCYTAICSPLHYPLVMSLIMNYKVCIQLMAGSWISGIPIQIGQTGQIFSLPFFCDIPPILKLACGDAFLNEMLVFTVAAQFVLAPFLLILVSYGKIISTILKLPSATSRGKAFSTCSSHLMVVALFFRSGLVTYLRPKTQGSAGTDKVLSLFYTIVTPVFNPMIYSLRNKDVIMALRQWPCKYLSSLKN, from the exons ATGGAATTTgttctcctggactttgctgatGTTCCTCATCTCCAGGGGTTTTTATTTGGACTGTTCTTACTCATCTATATAATTATCTTGATGGGCAATGGGATCATATTTCTGATAACAAAACTAGACCCTGGTCTCCAGACCTCCATGAATTTTTTCCTTGGAAATTTTTCCCTTTTGGAAATCTACTATGTGTCTGTTACGCTCCCCAGAATGCTCACGAGTCTTTGGACACAAAGAATGATTTCTTTAGTTGCTTGTGCCACACAGATGTGCTTCATTCTTATACTTGGGGCCACCAAGCGCTTCCTTTTGGCCGTGATGGCCTATGATTGCTACACAGCCATTTGTAGCCCTCTGCACTATCCTCTGGtcatgtcgctca tcatGAACTACAAGGTGTGTATCCAGCTAATGGCTGGCTCCTGGATCAGTGGAATCCCAATCCAAATAGGCCAGACAGGCCAGATTTTCTCTCTGCCCTTCTTCTGTGACATCCCTCCCATACTCAAGCTGGCCTGTGGGGACGCTTTTCTGAATGAAATGTTGGTCTTCACAGTTGCTGCGCAGTTTGTTTTGGCTCCATTTCTGTTGATACTTGTCTCTTATGGCAAAATCATCTCCACAATCCTTAAATTGCCATCAGCCACAAGTCGAGGCAAAGCCTTTTCCACCTGCTCCTCTCATCTTATGGTTGTGGCATTGTTCTTCAGATCAGGCCTTGTCACATATTTAAGACCCAAGACCCAAGGCTCAGCAGGAACTGACAAAGTGCTTTCTCTCTTCTACACGATTGTGACGCCTGTGTTTAACCCCATGATATACAGTCTAAGGAACAAGGATGTCATAATGGCACTGAGACAATGGCCATGCAAATACCTTAGTTCATTGAAAAACTGA